A window of the Euzebya pacifica genome harbors these coding sequences:
- a CDS encoding M14 family zinc carboxypeptidase: MAGTSILSGTGRIRTLALIAALAVLVALAPLATSTPVAVASPVADNPETYALCGRVFPDPQAYWANGLGEETPHPGVGSPFAKGNAVCAARHYLGFEETIAGLRFMADELDVTRDFVDLIDLSRTDEFDDVLQEEMGDGHSEGNGTELGDRDERPLYMVRVTAPEDARLLGEAVAPVPTADRDHFVWSLSVHGIERAGAEGGIRAIEDLATWASQEPERLLLETEGADITTEGGRLARNLPVGEVMMRSVSYFVLPNPDGWTRGDVQEGSTAFQRFNGNGMDLNRDWPEIGYTDPSFTPWSETESRSLGKALQEVSDEWTGGIDLHGMVEANAFSYTLLGGSQRPYDENERIMEFVEQAWRDAETRLAWSPIIKPNDAPEQCVEFAGVAPNGDTHLPPGEDCDQRSYGVQYGTIWDTIEYTATGALGNWIDSPIGLDADGIDNEMMLSHLGNCGVGTCYVAEAEQLHVDGNKGLIYSMLNFELEPVDGRFDLDGTDVGYLVNPRRLVDPGVELRPTPADAVDMPDLAGTAMTSTGDTVLAEFTVDNDGSDLGPLDTQYYVAGISASVRFQNVTHQSVHVGEVRVQRFDDATQRWVERPTYGSDGAVYRVAGDHSDWNHPADGQYRVIANTLQPMRITYEVELSTAPVWDDPVQAAYDVSNMDFFTELEPWLADDTTLTAIDVDEVLSGERDLSDFDTVIAVDGAFLPGYVTDLDTYETFSQGLLDLPATGYTATDAAAMGTRLADFARAGGNVVLTDDAVQAVAFMDLGLSLDDVAVEGVYAGHAVFSNGYDHPLAAGTNNPGAAEGAGGRRQTAEPLPIGYSIEDGEDNMPNWGIAASAVEGAGGTVVTTTDGADELSSIAEIPVGAGVVRTFASVLTFPTTAYFHPHGLSSYGLTDHGYTILDNLMTWQNDAQAATPDLVDDDIAWIASDVPTRVMVDGSNQLPEAFLVD, encoded by the coding sequence ATGGCGGGCACATCCATCCTCTCCGGTACCGGGCGCATCCGGACACTGGCGCTCATCGCGGCGCTGGCGGTCCTCGTGGCCCTTGCGCCGCTTGCGACCTCCACCCCGGTGGCGGTCGCAAGCCCCGTGGCCGACAACCCCGAGACCTACGCCCTGTGCGGTCGGGTCTTCCCCGACCCGCAGGCCTACTGGGCCAACGGCCTGGGCGAGGAGACCCCCCATCCCGGGGTCGGCTCCCCGTTCGCCAAGGGCAACGCGGTCTGTGCTGCCCGCCACTACCTCGGCTTCGAGGAGACCATCGCGGGGCTGCGGTTCATGGCCGACGAGCTCGACGTCACCCGTGACTTCGTCGACCTGATCGACCTGTCCCGGACCGACGAGTTCGACGACGTGCTGCAGGAGGAGATGGGGGACGGCCACTCCGAGGGCAACGGGACCGAGCTCGGCGACCGCGACGAACGTCCGCTGTACATGGTGCGGGTCACCGCCCCGGAGGACGCGCGACTCCTCGGCGAGGCGGTCGCGCCCGTTCCGACCGCCGACCGTGACCACTTCGTCTGGTCCCTGTCGGTCCACGGCATCGAGCGCGCCGGCGCCGAGGGCGGCATCCGGGCCATCGAGGACCTGGCCACCTGGGCCTCGCAGGAGCCCGAGCGGCTGCTGCTGGAGACCGAGGGCGCCGACATCACCACCGAGGGCGGCCGCCTGGCGCGCAACCTGCCGGTCGGCGAGGTCATGATGCGTTCGGTCAGCTACTTCGTGCTGCCCAACCCCGACGGCTGGACCCGCGGCGACGTGCAGGAGGGCAGCACCGCCTTCCAGCGCTTCAACGGCAACGGCATGGACCTCAACCGCGACTGGCCCGAGATCGGCTACACCGACCCGTCCTTCACCCCGTGGTCGGAAACGGAGTCCCGCAGCCTCGGCAAGGCGCTGCAGGAGGTCAGCGACGAGTGGACCGGTGGCATCGACCTGCACGGCATGGTCGAGGCGAACGCCTTCTCCTACACCCTCCTCGGCGGGTCCCAGCGGCCCTACGACGAGAACGAACGCATCATGGAGTTCGTCGAGCAGGCGTGGCGTGACGCCGAGACCCGGCTGGCCTGGTCGCCGATCATCAAGCCCAACGACGCACCCGAGCAGTGCGTGGAGTTCGCCGGGGTCGCCCCCAACGGCGACACCCACCTGCCCCCCGGCGAGGACTGCGACCAGCGGTCCTACGGCGTGCAGTACGGGACGATCTGGGACACCATCGAGTACACCGCCACCGGCGCGCTGGGCAACTGGATCGACTCGCCGATCGGCCTGGACGCCGACGGCATCGACAACGAGATGATGCTGTCGCACCTGGGCAACTGCGGGGTCGGTACCTGCTACGTCGCCGAGGCCGAGCAGCTGCACGTCGACGGCAACAAGGGCCTGATCTACTCGATGCTCAACTTCGAGCTCGAGCCGGTCGACGGCCGGTTCGACCTCGACGGCACCGACGTCGGCTACCTGGTCAACCCCCGCCGCCTCGTGGACCCGGGCGTCGAGCTTCGGCCCACCCCGGCCGATGCCGTGGACATGCCCGACCTCGCCGGGACCGCGATGACCAGCACGGGCGACACCGTCCTGGCCGAGTTCACCGTCGACAACGACGGCAGCGACCTCGGCCCGCTGGACACCCAGTACTACGTGGCCGGCATCTCCGCCAGCGTCCGCTTCCAGAACGTGACCCACCAGTCGGTGCACGTCGGCGAGGTCAGGGTGCAGCGCTTCGACGACGCCACCCAGCGCTGGGTGGAACGGCCGACCTACGGCTCCGACGGCGCGGTGTACCGGGTCGCCGGCGACCACTCCGACTGGAACCACCCGGCCGACGGCCAGTACCGCGTCATCGCCAACACCCTGCAGCCGATGCGGATCACCTACGAGGTCGAGCTGTCCACCGCCCCCGTGTGGGACGACCCCGTGCAGGCTGCCTACGACGTGTCCAACATGGACTTCTTCACCGAGCTCGAGCCGTGGTTGGCCGATGACACGACCCTGACCGCGATCGACGTCGACGAGGTGCTGTCCGGCGAGCGAGACCTGTCGGACTTCGACACGGTCATCGCCGTCGACGGCGCCTTCCTGCCCGGCTACGTCACCGATCTCGACACCTACGAGACCTTCAGCCAGGGCCTGCTCGACCTGCCCGCCACCGGGTACACCGCGACCGACGCCGCGGCCATGGGGACACGTCTGGCGGACTTCGCCCGAGCGGGCGGCAACGTCGTGCTGACCGACGACGCCGTGCAGGCGGTCGCCTTCATGGACCTCGGGCTGTCGCTCGACGACGTGGCGGTCGAGGGCGTCTACGCCGGACACGCAGTGTTCTCCAACGGCTACGACCACCCACTGGCTGCCGGGACCAACAACCCGGGCGCGGCCGAGGGGGCCGGCGGTCGGCGCCAGACCGCCGAACCCCTGCCGATCGGCTACTCCATCGAGGACGGCGAGGACAACATGCCGAACTGGGGCATCGCTGCCTCGGCCGTGGAGGGTGCAGGCGGCACGGTGGTGACCACCACCGATGGAGCCGACGAGCTGTCGTCGATCGCGGAGATCCCCGTCGGCGCCGGCGTCGTACGGACCTTCGCGTCGGTGCTGACGTTCCCGACCACGGCGTACTTCCACCCGCACGGCCTGTCGAGCTACGGGCTGACCGACCACGGCTACACCATCCTCGACAACCTGATGACGTGGCAGAACGACGCCCAGGCAGCGACGCCCGACCTGGTCGACGACGACATCGCGTGGATCGCCTCCGATGTTCCGACTCGGGTCATGGTCGACGGCTCCAACCAGCTGCCGGAGGCGTTCCTGGTGGACTGA
- a CDS encoding aminotransferase class I/II-fold pyridoxal phosphate-dependent enzyme, translating into MPRQPQLTSRLQRFGTTIFTEMSALSLRHDAVNLGQGFPDFDAPAALTEAAQRAIGEGRNQYAPGNGIPALRRAVAEHAARHHGLTYDPDTEVTVTTGATEALFATLNALCDVGDEVVVIEPAFDVYPAAASMAGAVVKGVPLRPDEVNGGWRLDTGDLVAATSRATRAIIINTPMNPLGKTFSDQELELVVKVAGALDAVIISDEVYEHMVFDGPHRSICHVPGARERTVRISSAAKTFSVTGWKVGWACAPPELTDAIRAAKQWTTFTSGTPLQHAVAEALVWDDTYVEDMAADYLRRRDLLCEALDRIGFGVTVPDGTFFVACDIRPLGFDDDMAFCNRLPEAVGVGAIPIQVFHTDPMAHTGLARFAFCKTDEALAEGIARLEAGLPSMSRNPSPTSSRTS; encoded by the coding sequence ATGCCCCGACAGCCACAGCTCACGAGCCGACTGCAGCGTTTCGGCACCACGATCTTCACCGAGATGTCGGCCCTGTCGCTGCGCCACGATGCGGTCAACCTCGGGCAGGGGTTCCCCGACTTCGATGCCCCGGCGGCGCTTACCGAAGCCGCCCAGCGGGCCATCGGCGAGGGCCGCAACCAGTACGCGCCCGGCAACGGCATCCCGGCGTTGCGTCGCGCCGTCGCTGAACACGCAGCCCGCCACCACGGGTTGACCTACGACCCAGACACGGAGGTCACCGTCACCACCGGGGCGACGGAGGCCCTGTTCGCCACCCTCAACGCGCTGTGCGACGTCGGCGACGAGGTCGTCGTCATCGAACCCGCCTTCGATGTCTACCCCGCCGCCGCATCCATGGCCGGGGCGGTCGTGAAGGGTGTGCCCCTCCGCCCCGACGAGGTCAACGGTGGCTGGCGGCTGGACACCGGGGACCTCGTGGCCGCCACCAGCCGGGCCACCCGGGCGATCATCATCAACACACCCATGAACCCCCTCGGCAAGACCTTCTCCGATCAGGAGCTGGAGCTGGTGGTCAAGGTCGCCGGCGCGCTCGATGCGGTGATCATCAGCGACGAGGTGTACGAACACATGGTCTTCGACGGCCCGCACCGGTCGATCTGCCACGTGCCGGGCGCTCGGGAACGCACCGTGCGGATCTCCTCTGCCGCCAAGACCTTCTCGGTGACCGGCTGGAAGGTCGGGTGGGCCTGCGCACCCCCCGAGCTGACCGACGCAATCCGGGCGGCGAAGCAGTGGACGACCTTCACGTCCGGGACGCCGCTGCAGCATGCCGTCGCCGAGGCGCTTGTCTGGGACGACACGTACGTCGAGGACATGGCTGCGGACTACCTGCGGCGCCGGGACCTGCTGTGCGAGGCCCTGGACCGCATCGGGTTCGGCGTGACCGTGCCGGACGGGACGTTCTTCGTTGCCTGCGACATCCGTCCGCTGGGCTTCGACGACGACATGGCCTTCTGCAACCGGCTGCCGGAGGCCGTCGGCGTCGGTGCCATCCCGATACAGGTCTTCCACACCGACCCGATGGCCCATACAGGGCTGGCTCGCTTCGCCTTCTGCAAGACCGACGAGGCCCTGGCCGAGGGCATCGCCCGCCTCGAGGCCGGCCTGCCGAGCATGTCCCGCAACCCGTCCCCCACCTCGTCCCGCACCAGCTAG
- a CDS encoding lytic transglycosylase domain-containing protein yields the protein MTTITTTPTACINGTAILGAAAALAVLWLLAGPLGSIGAASDVSFESSADADAQPMDEAGPAVPLAHRPAVHPAAATEGPVAAALDAAAAEHGVDRSLVRAVAWVESSFRATVRSDAGAVGIMQLMPATVVHAEELVGHDLDPLDVQDNVRGGAAYLAHLLDRADGDVAHALAAYHQGWAGVMRDGVSSTSAGYVDRVMDLHQQLEGHRSGAWA from the coding sequence ATGACGACCATCACCACCACCCCCACCGCGTGCATCAACGGCACCGCCATCCTCGGCGCCGCCGCAGCGCTTGCCGTCCTGTGGCTGCTCGCCGGGCCCCTCGGGAGCATCGGCGCCGCCTCGGATGTGTCGTTCGAGAGCTCCGCCGATGCCGATGCCCAGCCCATGGACGAGGCGGGTCCCGCGGTTCCCCTCGCCCACCGTCCAGCCGTGCACCCGGCCGCCGCGACGGAGGGCCCGGTTGCGGCCGCCCTCGACGCGGCGGCGGCGGAACACGGGGTCGACCGGTCGCTGGTGCGGGCGGTCGCGTGGGTCGAGTCGTCCTTCCGTGCCACCGTCCGGTCCGATGCGGGCGCCGTCGGGATCATGCAGCTGATGCCGGCGACCGTCGTGCACGCCGAGGAGCTGGTCGGCCACGACCTGGATCCGCTCGACGTGCAGGACAACGTCCGCGGCGGCGCGGCCTACCTTGCCCACCTGCTGGACCGAGCCGACGGAGACGTCGCCCACGCCCTGGCGGCTTACCACCAGGGATGGGCGGGCGTGATGCGCGACGGCGTCAGCAGCACCTCCGCGGGCTACGTGGACCGGGTCATGGACCTGCACCAGCAGCTGGAGGGCCACCGCTCCGGCGCGTGGGCCTGA
- a CDS encoding putative bifunctional diguanylate cyclase/phosphodiesterase, whose amino-acid sequence MPTRSFALPRRSAPAPFGRAWGRWRLAPIWAACFATVVAVALRGGLTPLTAAALVVSVGLLTWRAARVAHQHATLVGAVDSDRRRLRTLLGDVADQVVICDDHGLVTEVVGAGNGAMLSTSGLVGTRMLDLVHESDRASALAAMEGALSQRGRSTPWEGRVRVPGGLTAWVNAAVVDRRDDPDVRGLVVTFRDVTVRRAAEQELERLAHFDPLTGLPSRATLVADLRAALLHASPTHPVSVLYCDLDRLKVVNDSLGHHTGDLLIAAVAKRWTDALPGHTTLSRFGGDEFVVLVPHVEDGPGPAAVADAMVAALDQSIVVAGYELTVTASIGLATVIDRDKAAEDVLRDADAALYEAKTGGRNRVVEFDTDMGDAAVERLLLESDLRSALRSGLIEVHLQPIMDLATRRPSSFEALLRWEHPVRGWVRPDKIVHVAEETGLIVELGNVVLELSCQAIAWMRDLLGTPVKVAVNTSPLQLARAEFMSTVDEVLRRYDLPASALVIEVTEGILLDPAGQGRATLQALHHRGIGISLDDFGTGYSSLSYLGTFPLDQLKLDRTITNGATETATGLAVLRGVLHMTEQLGLPVVAEGLETEEQIAQLTALGATHGQGWGFAAAMPVSEAIRWARRWASDETGDQGSDDRGAPRAGISDDQP is encoded by the coding sequence ATGCCTACTCGGTCCTTCGCGCTGCCCCGCAGATCGGCGCCTGCGCCGTTCGGGCGGGCGTGGGGGCGTTGGCGCCTGGCACCGATCTGGGCCGCCTGCTTCGCAACGGTCGTGGCGGTCGCACTCCGGGGAGGACTGACCCCGCTCACCGCCGCGGCCCTCGTGGTGTCCGTGGGACTGCTCACATGGCGTGCGGCGCGCGTCGCCCATCAGCACGCGACCCTCGTCGGGGCGGTCGACAGCGACCGGCGCCGACTGCGGACACTCCTCGGGGATGTCGCCGACCAGGTGGTCATCTGCGATGACCACGGGCTGGTGACCGAGGTCGTGGGTGCGGGCAACGGCGCGATGCTGAGCACCTCGGGGCTGGTCGGTACCCGCATGCTGGACCTCGTCCACGAGAGCGACCGCGCCAGCGCCCTCGCAGCGATGGAAGGCGCCCTGTCCCAGCGGGGTCGATCCACGCCGTGGGAGGGTCGGGTGCGCGTGCCCGGTGGACTGACGGCGTGGGTGAACGCCGCGGTGGTCGATCGACGCGACGATCCCGACGTGCGCGGTCTCGTGGTCACCTTCCGGGACGTCACCGTCCGACGGGCAGCCGAGCAGGAGCTGGAACGGCTGGCCCACTTCGATCCGCTCACGGGGCTGCCGAGCCGGGCGACGCTGGTGGCCGACCTGCGTGCGGCCCTGCTGCACGCCTCTCCGACGCACCCGGTCTCGGTCCTCTACTGCGACCTCGACCGGCTCAAGGTGGTCAACGACAGCCTCGGCCACCACACCGGGGACCTGCTGATCGCTGCGGTCGCCAAGCGCTGGACCGACGCCCTCCCCGGCCACACCACGCTCAGCCGGTTCGGCGGGGACGAGTTCGTCGTCCTCGTCCCGCATGTCGAGGACGGGCCGGGTCCCGCCGCGGTCGCGGATGCCATGGTTGCCGCGCTCGACCAGTCGATCGTCGTGGCCGGCTACGAGCTGACCGTCACGGCCAGCATCGGCCTGGCGACCGTCATCGACCGCGACAAGGCGGCCGAGGACGTCCTGCGCGACGCCGATGCCGCCCTCTACGAGGCCAAGACCGGCGGCCGCAACCGGGTCGTGGAGTTCGACACCGACATGGGCGACGCGGCGGTCGAGCGCCTTCTGCTGGAGAGCGACCTTCGCAGCGCCCTGCGCTCGGGGCTGATCGAGGTCCACCTCCAGCCGATCATGGACCTCGCGACACGCCGTCCGTCATCGTTCGAGGCGTTGCTCCGCTGGGAACATCCCGTACGAGGGTGGGTGCGACCCGACAAGATCGTGCACGTGGCCGAGGAGACCGGCCTGATCGTGGAGCTGGGCAACGTGGTGCTGGAGCTGTCCTGCCAGGCCATCGCCTGGATGCGGGACCTGCTGGGCACCCCGGTCAAGGTGGCGGTGAACACCTCTCCGCTGCAGCTGGCCCGCGCAGAGTTCATGAGCACGGTCGACGAGGTGCTTCGCCGCTACGACCTCCCGGCGAGCGCGCTGGTGATCGAGGTCACCGAGGGGATCCTGCTGGACCCCGCCGGACAGGGTCGCGCGACCCTGCAGGCACTGCACCACCGGGGCATCGGCATCAGCCTGGACGACTTCGGTACCGGGTACTCCTCGCTGAGCTATCTGGGGACCTTCCCGCTCGACCAGCTGAAGCTCGACCGGACCATCACGAACGGGGCGACCGAGACGGCCACCGGCCTCGCGGTCCTGCGCGGTGTGCTCCACATGACCGAACAGCTCGGCCTGCCGGTGGTGGCCGAGGGGCTGGAGACCGAGGAACAGATCGCGCAGCTGACCGCGCTCGGTGCCACGCACGGCCAGGGCTGGGGCTTCGCCGCCGCGATGCCGGTGTCGGAGGCGATCAGGTGGGCTCGTCGTTGGGCGAGCGACGAGACCGGCGACCAGGGCAGCGACGACCGCGGGGCGCCACGCGCCGGAATCAGCGACGATCAGCCATGA
- a CDS encoding putative bifunctional diguanylate cyclase/phosphodiesterase, with protein MIQTTASRLSWVLGAIAVVIGLGVRTVLSPDAVRTSYAGIILVLGVVSLVGAVLAIRRSVPNAGPWAAYGLGLGLSLLAGGVDTLLPLGDSRAGYLVVVLVGVPLVAWAVPTLLGLRHSRVEDVLDSALVAVSATFWAWELRFQPRAAEVFDPASLVPIGFVCFVFAVATLALLTGNGGHISRVRWMMSAGFALEAIAIIVLPQSMTGGRYAEQAVGTSLMLGGGVLLVTVLWIVANGYRPEADREPRTLRWWAPMTVAIISYVAHTGVRRFRPEAGFDPVELVLVTVAGLTLVLRVVRMVRTERLLSRRLDADRLQLETLLHDVQDNILIVDRDFVVVRQVGHRLEEGPGLADIVLLDFVHPEDRESMWIDKAAAARAPGTSISREVRLVIDGQLRWIEGVMVDRFDTPSVGGLVVTFRDITDRRIAQEDLRRRAMYDQLTGLASRDTLRSVAAELLQGATSTCPVSMLYCDLDRLKVVNDSLGHHVGDEVISAVAERWNALLPPRATLSRFGGDEFVICYPHERGRLDALEFAEALLRDLRTPLRIADNELTVSASIGVTTITAGGTTIDEALRDADAALYEAKGAGRNQIKEFDPAMRRSALERLHLEQELRRALRAGDVVVHLQPIVDLATGLPESFEALVRWHTEDRGWVPAPTIISLAEETGLIVPLGEQVLDLACEAIARIRRLTGAPIRVAVNTSAMQLLRPGFGDTVRATLERHGLPSDALVLEVTESILLDEEGLARGTLRDLHVQGVSISLDDFGTGYSSLSYLGTFPLDQLKLDRALVTGTAETATGAAVLAGIIRITQNLGLPVVAEGLENLADVKRLRGLGATLGQGWHYARAMAPQDALDWALARVTDGQRTEPGVTWSSERPS; from the coding sequence GTGATCCAGACGACTGCAAGCCGGCTGTCGTGGGTCCTCGGTGCCATCGCGGTCGTGATCGGCCTCGGCGTCCGCACCGTGCTGTCTCCGGATGCGGTGCGCACCAGCTACGCGGGGATCATCCTCGTCCTCGGCGTGGTCAGCCTGGTCGGGGCCGTGCTGGCCATCCGCCGTAGCGTCCCGAACGCCGGCCCCTGGGCGGCGTACGGGCTCGGCCTCGGCCTGTCGCTCCTGGCGGGCGGTGTCGACACGCTGTTGCCGCTCGGAGACTCCCGCGCCGGCTACCTCGTCGTGGTGCTGGTCGGTGTGCCGCTCGTCGCCTGGGCGGTGCCGACGTTGCTGGGACTGCGGCACTCACGGGTTGAGGACGTCCTCGACAGCGCCCTGGTCGCGGTCTCCGCCACCTTCTGGGCATGGGAGCTGCGCTTCCAACCCCGCGCTGCCGAGGTGTTCGACCCCGCGTCGCTGGTCCCGATCGGGTTCGTGTGCTTCGTGTTCGCGGTGGCCACCCTCGCCCTCCTGACCGGGAACGGCGGGCACATCAGCAGGGTCCGCTGGATGATGTCGGCGGGGTTCGCGCTCGAGGCGATCGCGATCATCGTCTTGCCCCAGAGCATGACCGGTGGACGATACGCCGAGCAGGCGGTCGGCACGAGCCTGATGCTCGGCGGTGGCGTGCTGCTCGTGACGGTCCTCTGGATCGTCGCCAACGGGTACCGCCCCGAGGCCGATCGGGAACCGCGGACCCTGCGCTGGTGGGCGCCGATGACGGTCGCCATCATCAGCTACGTGGCGCACACGGGCGTCCGTCGCTTCAGGCCCGAGGCCGGGTTCGACCCCGTCGAGCTGGTGCTGGTCACCGTGGCGGGGCTGACGCTGGTGCTGCGGGTCGTTCGCATGGTGCGCACGGAACGGCTGCTCAGCCGGCGCCTCGACGCCGACCGCCTGCAGCTGGAGACGCTGCTGCACGACGTGCAGGACAACATCCTCATCGTCGACCGGGACTTCGTCGTGGTGCGGCAGGTGGGCCACCGGCTGGAGGAGGGTCCGGGCCTCGCGGACATCGTGTTGCTGGACTTCGTCCACCCCGAGGACCGGGAGTCGATGTGGATCGACAAGGCCGCAGCGGCCCGCGCCCCCGGGACGTCGATCTCGCGTGAGGTGCGGCTGGTCATCGACGGACAGCTGCGCTGGATCGAGGGGGTGATGGTCGACCGGTTCGACACCCCGTCGGTGGGCGGGTTGGTCGTTACCTTCCGGGACATCACCGACCGTCGGATCGCGCAGGAGGACCTCCGGCGCCGCGCCATGTACGACCAGCTCACGGGGCTCGCCAGCCGCGACACCCTTCGGTCGGTCGCGGCGGAGCTGCTGCAGGGAGCGACGTCGACCTGTCCGGTTTCCATGCTGTACTGCGACCTCGACCGGCTGAAGGTCGTCAACGACAGCCTCGGCCACCACGTCGGGGACGAGGTCATCTCGGCGGTCGCGGAACGATGGAACGCCCTGCTGCCGCCCCGTGCCACCCTCAGCCGCTTCGGTGGGGACGAGTTCGTGATCTGCTATCCGCACGAACGCGGCCGCCTCGACGCGCTGGAGTTCGCCGAGGCCCTGCTCCGAGACCTTCGCACACCGCTCCGGATCGCGGACAACGAGCTGACCGTGTCGGCGTCGATCGGCGTGACCACGATCACCGCCGGCGGCACGACGATCGACGAGGCGCTGCGCGATGCCGATGCCGCCCTGTACGAGGCCAAGGGCGCTGGACGCAACCAGATCAAGGAGTTCGATCCCGCCATGCGCCGCAGTGCGCTGGAACGGCTGCACCTCGAGCAGGAGCTCCGCCGGGCGTTGCGGGCCGGTGACGTCGTCGTCCACCTGCAACCCATCGTCGACCTGGCGACGGGGCTGCCGGAGTCCTTCGAAGCCCTCGTCCGCTGGCACACCGAGGATCGAGGGTGGGTGCCGGCGCCGACGATCATCTCCCTCGCGGAGGAGACCGGGCTCATCGTCCCCCTCGGCGAACAGGTCCTGGACCTGGCCTGCGAGGCCATCGCGCGCATCAGGCGGCTGACCGGCGCGCCCATCCGTGTGGCGGTGAACACCTCCGCGATGCAGCTCCTGCGTCCCGGCTTCGGCGACACGGTGCGCGCGACCCTCGAGCGGCATGGGCTGCCGTCGGACGCGCTCGTGCTGGAGGTCACCGAGAGCATCCTGCTCGACGAGGAAGGGCTGGCCCGCGGGACCCTGCGGGACCTCCACGTGCAGGGGGTGTCCATCAGCCTGGACGACTTCGGCACCGGTTACTCCTCGCTGAGCTACCTGGGGACCTTCCCGCTGGACCAGCTCAAGCTGGACCGCGCCCTGGTGACCGGCACCGCCGAGACGGCGACGGGTGCGGCGGTGCTTGCCGGCATCATCCGGATCACCCAGAACCTCGGCCTGCCCGTCGTGGCCGAAGGGCTCGAGAACCTCGCCGACGTGAAACGGCTCCGGGGGCTGGGCGCCACCCTCGGCCAGGGCTGGCACTACGCACGGGCCATGGCGCCCCAGGACGCCCTTGACTGGGCCCTCGCACGGGTCACCGATGGGCAGCGCACCGAGCCCGGTGTGACGTGGTCCTCCGAACGACCGTCCTGA
- a CDS encoding nitrilase-related carbon-nitrogen hydrolase produces MRVAAIQSDLEWEDHETNRRRLADRMWAAAAAGAHLVVLPEMFPTGFSMNAEEIAEDHDGESVQWLVDQASTHGLHVCGSISMRSPGYDKPTNTLVVAGPDGELGRYAKIHPFSFAGETDHYSPGTQRLTLPIPTGGGEVVRTTFFVCYDLRFADDFWETAADTDLYVVVANWPRARRRHWTTLLTARAIENQAYVAACNRVGTDGNDVEYSGDSMIIDPLGYALATGAMTDTMVLADVDPATVTDVRTRFPFMADRR; encoded by the coding sequence ATGCGTGTTGCCGCCATCCAGTCCGACCTCGAGTGGGAGGACCACGAGACCAACCGTCGCCGCCTCGCCGACCGCATGTGGGCGGCGGCTGCCGCGGGGGCCCACCTCGTCGTCCTGCCGGAGATGTTCCCGACCGGCTTCTCCATGAACGCCGAGGAGATCGCGGAGGACCACGACGGTGAATCCGTGCAGTGGCTGGTCGACCAGGCCAGCACCCACGGCCTGCACGTCTGCGGGTCGATCTCGATGCGCTCCCCCGGCTACGACAAACCGACCAACACCCTGGTCGTCGCCGGCCCCGACGGCGAGCTCGGGCGGTACGCAAAGATCCACCCCTTCTCCTTCGCCGGCGAGACCGACCACTACAGCCCAGGCACGCAGCGGCTGACCCTCCCGATCCCCACCGGCGGCGGCGAGGTCGTCCGCACGACCTTCTTCGTCTGCTACGACCTGCGGTTCGCCGACGACTTCTGGGAGACCGCCGCCGACACCGACCTGTACGTCGTGGTCGCCAACTGGCCGCGCGCACGCCGCCGCCACTGGACGACGCTGCTGACCGCCCGGGCGATCGAGAACCAGGCCTACGTCGCCGCCTGCAACCGGGTGGGGACTGACGGCAACGACGTGGAGTACTCGGGCGACTCGATGATCATCGATCCGCTCGGCTACGCGCTGGCCACAGGCGCCATGACCGACACGATGGTCCTGGCCGACGTCGACCCTGCGACGGTCACCGACGTGCGCACGCGCTTCCCGTTCATGGCTGATCGTCGCTGA